In a single window of the Candidatus Eremiobacterota bacterium genome:
- a CDS encoding ankyrin repeat domain-containing protein yields MLEKAALSRKRALGYAEKLIEDPKYKDQLKESYLIAGAMRYFLEDYKNARRDFEKGKAVPFHNNELTAEDEKSTEEYLNALIDEFLESQCGQIDMLLAIDSGRQQKAAELLDRYPELVKKTVHLKPTVEIVTFLHFAVRKGKGEIAKLLIAKGADVNARDEKGNTPLFEACQDLPGETQSKDLIKLLLDKGADINARNSKGKTLLHNAVLSGNDNEVKLLLSLGADGSIKDKSGNTPLRYAKKYELKNIIQILQDNGVKE; encoded by the coding sequence ATGCTTGAGAAGGCTGCTTTATCGAGAAAGAGAGCCCTCGGTTATGCCGAAAAGCTCATCGAAGACCCTAAATACAAAGACCAGTTGAAGGAGTCATACCTCATCGCTGGAGCCATGCGGTATTTTCTTGAGGATTATAAGAATGCCCGGAGGGATTTTGAGAAAGGGAAGGCAGTGCCTTTTCACAACAATGAACTCACGGCAGAGGATGAGAAAAGCACAGAAGAGTATCTCAACGCTCTCATTGATGAGTTTCTTGAGTCACAATGCGGTCAGATTGACATGCTGCTTGCAATAGATTCAGGAAGACAACAGAAAGCGGCGGAGCTTCTTGACAGATACCCGGAGCTGGTCAAAAAAACGGTTCACCTGAAGCCAACCGTTGAAATTGTCACATTTCTTCACTTTGCAGTGAGAAAGGGAAAAGGAGAGATTGCAAAGCTCCTTATTGCAAAAGGTGCCGATGTAAACGCGAGAGACGAGAAAGGAAATACGCCTCTTTTTGAGGCTTGCCAAGATTTACCGGGTGAGACACAATCCAAGGATCTTATAAAGCTGCTTCTTGACAAAGGCGCAGATATAAATGCAAGAAACAGTAAGGGTAAAACTCTGCTCCATAATGCGGTTCTTTCAGGTAATGACAACGAGGTAAAACTGCTGCTCTCTTTGGGTGCCGATGGGTCAATCAAGGACAAGAGCGGGAACACTCCTTTGAGGTATGCAAAAAAGTATGAATTGAAGAACATCATCCAAATTCTGCAAGACAATGGGGTGAAGGAGTGA
- a CDS encoding ankyrin repeat domain-containing protein has protein sequence MASDYFFNADSIFGAAERGDIIKTEALLSENPQLAHAKTANGGITALMIAAGQGKKDIVELLISKGADVNAKDGTGMTALFRAMVSKDILELLLSSGADINVKALKGMTPLMFFTLFCEKTFIELLIHHGAEVNAKSDKDLIDILGHSLISNSTEANIKNNNGWTALMFAEARGEKDIADLLRKHGAKE, from the coding sequence ATGGCGAGTGACTATTTTTTCAACGCTGATAGTATCTTTGGAGCTGCAGAAAGGGGAGATATTATAAAAACAGAAGCCTTATTGTCAGAAAACCCCCAGTTAGCACATGCTAAAACTGCAAATGGCGGCATAACAGCATTGATGATTGCCGCAGGCCAGGGAAAGAAAGACATAGTTGAACTTCTTATTTCCAAAGGTGCTGATGTAAACGCTAAAGATGGAACTGGCATGACCGCACTATTTCGGGCAATGGTCAGCAAAGATATCCTCGAGCTTCTCCTTTCCAGTGGAGCCGATATTAATGTCAAGGCATTGAAGGGTATGACACCATTAATGTTTTTTACGTTATTTTGCGAAAAGACTTTCATCGAATTACTTATTCATCATGGTGCCGAAGTGAATGCCAAAAGTGATAAAGATTTGATCGATATATTAGGTCATTCATTAATTTCCAATAGTACTGAAGCGAATATAAAGAATAACAACGGTTGGACAGCATTGATGTTTGCCGAAGCGAGAGGAGAGAAAGACATCGCCGATTTGCTTCGTAAACATGGCGCGAAGGAGTGA